The segment TGGATCGCGCTCCATCCGAACGCGATGACGGCGCCGGCGACTGTCGCGATCACGATGACGATCCAATGCGCACGCAGAATGCGCAGGTAGTCGCTCAGCTCCACGTTCCATCCCCTCACGCTTCTGGTCACGTACGACGAAGCGTCGAATCCGAGCCTAGGGCTCTGCGGTGCGGGCGCTCGTCTCCGAGAAGCCCAGTGTCAGGCTAGCGCGGCGCGCACGATCCGCTCGACCTCGTCGATCGCGGGCGCCAATTGCGCCGCCGATTCCGCGTACGTCTCGCCGGAGCGTCGATAAGGATCGATCACGTCGTCATCGTCGCCGCCTGCGCTGAGCCCTCGCTGGTCGCGCACGGCGGCGACCACGGCGGCCAGCCGCGCCGTGGGGTCTGTGCTCGCGGCGTCGGCGATCTTCGTCGCCTCCTCCGTGGTCAGCGACGCGGCCAAGCGCGCGAACTCGCGCACGGTGAAGGTCTGGCGAAGCCGCTGCGGGAGCATCTGCACGGCGTGCGAGCGGTGCTCGCGGGTCATGGCGAGCACGAGATCGGATTCGAGCAGCAGAGGCTCCACGAGGTAGCGCGCGCGGTGCGCCTCGACGTCGTCGTGCGATGCCCCGAGCTGTTCGGCCAGGGCGGCGGCCGGCGCAGGCATGCCGTGGTCGACGAGCGCGTGGGTTCCGGCGCTGTGCACGCGCACGCCGAGGTCGTGCAGACGCGCTCGCAGCAGCGTCTCGGCCATGGGGGAGCGGCAGATGTTGCCCGTGCAGACCGTGAGGATCGTCGGCAGCGCAGAGGCATCCGACGGCGCGGGCGGCGCGAAGGCGGGCCGTGGAGCAGATTCAGATGCTCTCTGCCGTTCGCGCCATTCGCGTCGGCTCATCCCCGGAGGCGGCGTCTCCTGCGCCGACGCATCATCGGGCATTCGTCGTACTTCTCGATCGTGCCGACAGATCGACCAGTTGGCTGATCGGCGCGCTCTCGTCCATGGCGAGCTCGACGGGAGAGTCGTCGAACGAGTGCGTGGCGCCGTACGCATAGGCACCGTAGCCGTAGCTGTCAGGGCCCTTCGTCGGCAGCATCGTGACGACGACTCCAAGCAGCGGCACCCCGGCGGTGTCGAGGCTCTTGACGGCGCCGGCGAGCTCCTGCTTCTTCGTCTTTCCCGAGGCGGCGACGAGGATGACTCCGCTCGTCTTCTTGCCGACGACGGCGGCGTCGGTCACGCGCAACAGGGGAGGGGCGTCGATGAGGATGTAGTCGAAGTACTCCTCGAGCGGCTGGATCACGTGATCCATGCCCGAGGATCCGAGCAGTTCGCTGGGGTTCGGGGGGATGCGTCCGCTGGGCAGCACGAACAGCTGGCCCGTACCCCATTTCTGCAGCGCGTCGGCGACGTCGATGCGGCCGATGAGCACATCGGTGAGGCCCACGCTGCCCTCGATGGACATGTAGTCCGCGATACGTGGCAGACGCAGGTCACCGTCGATCAGTGCGACGCGGGCACCGGTCTCGGCCAGAGCGATGGCGAGGTTGGCGGTCGTCGTCGACTTGCCCTCGGCGGGTCCGGCACTGGAGATCACGAAGGTGCGCGGTCCGCCGTCGACGTTGAGGAACTGCAGGTTCGTGCGCAGGGTGCGGAACGACTCCGAGCGCGGGCTGCGCGGATCCGCATGCACGATGAGGGGGCGCTTGGATGCATCGGGGTCGTACGCGATGCCGCCGAGCATGGGCTTGTCGGTGAGCTGCTCGATGTCGTGGAGCGTGTGGATGCGCACGTCGAGCACGTGCCGCAGCACGGCGATGCCGATGCCGATGGCGAGGCCGAGGATGCCGCCCAGCGCGACCAGCAGGGGCACGTTCGGGCTGGCGGGCTTGGTCGGGACCGACGCCGGGTTCGTGACGGTGACGGTCACCGGGCTCGCCGCTCCCTCCGTGGCGGGGCGCTCGAGGGTGTTCTGCACGGCGTCGGAGAAGCTCTCGGCTACGGCGTCGGCGATCTTCGCCGCCATCTCGGGGTCGGAATCGGTCGCACTGATCTCGAGCGTCACGGTGTTCAGCGGTGCGGAGGCGGTGATCGTCCCGGCGAGCTGACCGACGGTGGTGTCCAGTCGCAGGTCATCGATAACAGGGTCGAGCACGAGGGCCGTGCCAATGATGTTGGCGTAGCTCGTGACCATCTGCCGCGCGAAGGTCGTGCCTTGCACGAGGTCGCCCGTGGCCGCGCCCTCACTGCGCACGGAGACGTAGAGCTGTGTGGACGAGACGTACTTCGGCGTCTGCATCATGGCGTAGCCGGCTCCGCCGGCGAGGCCGAGCACGAGCAGCACCAGCATCAGTATCCAATTGCGATGCAGGATGCGCAGGTAGTCGCGGAATTCCACGCGAATCGTCTCCAGTCTTTTCGGCGATCGGCCGTGGTCATTGTCCCATAAGGGCCAGATCGAGCCGTAGAACGCGCGGTGCGTTCACGCCTCGGCTTTCGCATAGGCGCCGTATGCGGTGCGGTCGGCGCCGGTGGTCGGCACCATCGTCAGTACAGTGCCGAGCACGTGCGCCCCCACCTTGTCGATGCTCTCCACAGCCGAGGCAAGGCGCGGGACGGTGGTCTTGCCGGCGGCCACCGCGAGCAGCGCGCCCGTGCTGGTCTTCGCGAGCACGGCGGCGTCGGTGACGAGCAGCAGCGGAGGGGCGTCGACGATCACGACGTCGAAGACGGAAGTGAGATCGTCGATCAGGCGCGTCATGGCCGAAGATCCCAACAGCTCGGCGGGGTTGGGCGGGCGCGTGCCCGAGGGCAGGACGAAGAGGGTTCCGCGCCCCCAGCGTTGGATGGCCTGGCTGGCAGTCAGACGCCCCGCGAGCACGTCGCTGAGGCCGATGCCACCCTCGATCCCGAGCCTGTCGGCGACGCGCGGCAGACGCAGGTCGCCGTCGACGAGCGCGACCTTCGCTCCTGTCTCGGCGACCGCGATGGCGAGGTTCACCGCTGTCGTCGTCTTTCCCTCGCCGGGCCCGGCGCTGGTGACGGTGAGGACGATCGGCTTGCCCTCCACGGAGAAGAACTGAAGATTGGTGCGCAGCGCACGGTGCGCCTCGGCCGGCGGAGAGTGCGGGGCAGTGGTGACCACCAGCGGATGTGCGCTCGCGGTGGCGCTGAAGGGTACGGCGCCGAGCACGGGGGCTTCGGTCGCGCGCTCGACATCGCGCATCCCGTGCACGCGTGTGTCTATGACCGAACGAAGCACGGCTGCGCCGACGCCGACAGCGAGGCCGATGAGCGCGCCGAGAACCGTGGACAGCACAGGTTTCGGGGCGACCGGTGAGATCGGCACTTGGGCTGGCTGCACGATATCGATGCGGATGGGACTGGGACGGTTGGCGGAGCCGCGTTCGATCGTCTCGGTCACGGCGGAGCGGAAGCTGTCGGCTACCGCGGCGGTGACCCGCGCCGCCTGGCTGGGAGTCCGTGCGGTGACCGAGACCGTGATCGAGACGCTGTTCGGAGGGGCAGAGGCATCCACGCGGCTCGCCAGCTCGGCGGGCGTGGTGTCGAGGCCGAGGTCGTCGATCACCGGTTGCAGCACGAGCTCGCTGGAGAAGAGGGTGAGGTAGCTCGTCACGGCCTGCTGAGCGTAGCTTCGACCCAGGTTCAGCTCTGAGGAGGAGGTCTGGCTCGTCTCGGCCGCCACGTACAGCTCTGCGGATGATTGATAGCGGGGTGGGGTGAGCGATGCGAGGAGGAGTCCGGCGCTCAGGCCGATGATCGTGCAGGAGAGGATGAGCACGAGGTTGCGCCGAAGCACGCGCAGGTAATCGTGAAGGTCCATGTCTCCTCAACGGATGCGACGGGTATCCTGAACGAGGATAACCGCAGGCTGAGACATCGACGGGCGCAGGGGGGTGCGGCGTGCTGGTCCGCACGTGACTATGACGACACTGGCAGAGCTCTTCCCCGGCGACGCGCGGGACCATCAGGCGACGACCCCGTTGAGCACTGACGATGAGGCGCGCGGGAAGCTTCAGCAGCTGATAGGCTCACCCGTTCAGCTGGCGGCGCCAACGGATGCACCGTCGGATCGGGGTGAGCTCCGCAGCCTCGTGGATCAGGTCGCGGCGGATGTGCGCACCACCGCGGTCGCGCCGAGAGGGTCGTTCCGCGCCCGGCGGAGCCGACGGATCAACTGGGTCAACGTGATCGCCGGAGTGGTCGCCCTGCTCGTGGTCGGCGGCACGGCGACGTTCGTCGTCGCGCAGTCCGCACGCGCGACTCCGGCAGCAACGGCCTATCAGTCATTGGTGAATGATCAGGACGATTTGGCCAGCGCCGAACAAGGGCTGGCGGCGCTGAACGATCGGGTCCCCGCATCGATCGCCGACGACGTCTCGGCGACAGCCGCGGTCCGCAGCGCTCTCGTCGCCCTCGATGCCGAGCTGATCGACGGCGCGTCTCGCGACGCGACCGTGGCGGCGCTCGACGCCTACGTCGGAGCCCTCCAGACGCTGAGCCTCCCGGAGATGCCGGCCGCCTACGAACGACCGGACGTCGACCCGGAATCGCTGGCCGAGGTCGCGAGCGCGATCGATGAGGTCCGCGCGCGCGTGGTCGTCGTGGACGGCGCGATTGCAGATCTGCGGGAGGTGCGCGGGCAAGCCGATGCAGCGACGGCCACCTATCGGCAGCAGCTCGCCGCCTTCGCCGCCACCTTCACGGCGCGAGCGGAAACGGAGGACGCCGAGAACGCCCTCGCGGACCAGAGCTTCCGCGATGCTGTGTGGGCGGCGGCGGCGAGCGTCGTCGCGAACACGCTCGAGACCGACGCAGGGCGGCAGGCGGCCACGGCGTACATCGCTGCCGTGCAGGCGCTGCGCGAAGATCAGGCGCGTGCCGTCGAGGCGGTCGTCTCGGAGGAGCCGTCGTACGACGGCGGGGGAGATGGCGGCGGCGAGGAGAGTCCTGCCCCCGAGGTGCCG is part of the Microbacterium pseudoresistens genome and harbors:
- a CDS encoding polysaccharide biosynthesis tyrosine autokinase — protein: MEFRDYLRILHRNWILMLVLLVLGLAGGAGYAMMQTPKYVSSTQLYVSVRSEGAATGDLVQGTTFARQMVTSYANIIGTALVLDPVIDDLRLDTTVGQLAGTITASAPLNTVTLEISATDSDPEMAAKIADAVAESFSDAVQNTLERPATEGAASPVTVTVTNPASVPTKPASPNVPLLVALGGILGLAIGIGIAVLRHVLDVRIHTLHDIEQLTDKPMLGGIAYDPDASKRPLIVHADPRSPRSESFRTLRTNLQFLNVDGGPRTFVISSAGPAEGKSTTTANLAIALAETGARVALIDGDLRLPRIADYMSIEGSVGLTDVLIGRIDVADALQKWGTGQLFVLPSGRIPPNPSELLGSSGMDHVIQPLEEYFDYILIDAPPLLRVTDAAVVGKKTSGVILVAASGKTKKQELAGAVKSLDTAGVPLLGVVVTMLPTKGPDSYGYGAYAYGATHSFDDSPVELAMDESAPISQLVDLSARSRSTTNAR
- a CDS encoding low molecular weight phosphatase family protein produces the protein MPDDASAQETPPPGMSRREWRERQRASESAPRPAFAPPAPSDASALPTILTVCTGNICRSPMAETLLRARLHDLGVRVHSAGTHALVDHGMPAPAAALAEQLGASHDDVEAHRARYLVEPLLLESDLVLAMTREHRSHAVQMLPQRLRQTFTVREFARLAASLTTEEATKIADAASTDPTARLAAVVAAVRDQRGLSAGGDDDDVIDPYRRSGETYAESAAQLAPAIDEVERIVRAALA
- a CDS encoding polysaccharide biosynthesis tyrosine autokinase, producing MDLHDYLRVLRRNLVLILSCTIIGLSAGLLLASLTPPRYQSSAELYVAAETSQTSSSELNLGRSYAQQAVTSYLTLFSSELVLQPVIDDLGLDTTPAELASRVDASAPPNSVSITVSVTARTPSQAARVTAAVADSFRSAVTETIERGSANRPSPIRIDIVQPAQVPISPVAPKPVLSTVLGALIGLAVGVGAAVLRSVIDTRVHGMRDVERATEAPVLGAVPFSATASAHPLVVTTAPHSPPAEAHRALRTNLQFFSVEGKPIVLTVTSAGPGEGKTTTAVNLAIAVAETGAKVALVDGDLRLPRVADRLGIEGGIGLSDVLAGRLTASQAIQRWGRGTLFVLPSGTRPPNPAELLGSSAMTRLIDDLTSVFDVVIVDAPPLLLVTDAAVLAKTSTGALLAVAAGKTTVPRLASAVESIDKVGAHVLGTVLTMVPTTGADRTAYGAYAKAEA